One stretch of Streptomyces hygroscopicus DNA includes these proteins:
- a CDS encoding acetoacetyl-CoA synthetase, with protein sequence MSTKQPDWTPTPQAVEHSRITDFARFASPRAGRDLGGDYHALWAWSVDDVNGFWAAVWDYFRLPDRPAGPALAAEALPGGVWFPGSTLNYTAEVFRDRTGTDTAVITVTEDTGPVAITWHELRRQVASLAQALTELGVRMGDRVVGYLPNGVQAVVAFLATAGLGATWAVCGQDYTAAAAEARLAQLRPTVLIAATGCLHGGKHIDRRADVEALRDALPTLTATIAVGDAAGAVPGALPWSALTGRDAELAPVPVPFDHPLWVVFSSGTTGPPKGIVHGHGGVVLEQLKNLGLHLGLRSGDRLLWHTTPSWMMWNVLVAGLLLGATAVCYEGSPAYPGIDALWRLAARLEVNVLGTSPGYLAACRKAGVRLADHHPASLERLGVTGSAFPADLQHWVAGELGSRTQVVCTSGGTDVVTAFLGAAPTTPVWAGELSAPCLGVAVEAFGPDGRPVRGEVGELVVLRPMPSMPLYFWDDPDGSRYRGAYFDVYPGVWRHGDWITITDHGSVILHGRSDATLNRHGIRMGSSDIYGPVEQLEEIAEALVVGVEQDSGGYWMPLFVTTTDGIDVDDVLSEKIRDAIRHGASPPATSPTRSSRPPAYRTPAPARNSKSP encoded by the coding sequence ATGAGCACGAAGCAGCCGGACTGGACCCCGACGCCACAGGCCGTCGAACACTCCCGGATCACCGACTTCGCGCGGTTCGCCTCGCCGCGCGCCGGACGTGACCTGGGCGGTGACTACCACGCGCTGTGGGCGTGGTCGGTCGACGACGTGAACGGCTTCTGGGCGGCGGTGTGGGACTACTTCCGTCTGCCCGACCGCCCGGCGGGGCCCGCGCTGGCGGCCGAGGCGCTGCCGGGAGGCGTGTGGTTTCCCGGCAGCACGCTGAACTACACGGCCGAAGTCTTCCGCGACCGGACCGGCACCGACACCGCCGTCATCACGGTGACCGAGGACACCGGCCCGGTGGCCATCACCTGGCACGAACTGCGGCGTCAGGTCGCCTCACTCGCGCAGGCGCTCACCGAACTCGGCGTGCGCATGGGCGACCGGGTGGTGGGGTACCTCCCCAACGGCGTGCAGGCAGTCGTGGCCTTCCTTGCCACCGCCGGTCTGGGCGCGACCTGGGCGGTGTGCGGGCAGGACTACACCGCCGCCGCGGCCGAAGCGCGGTTGGCGCAGCTCCGGCCGACCGTGCTGATCGCCGCGACCGGCTGTCTCCACGGCGGAAAGCACATCGACCGCCGCGCCGATGTGGAAGCCCTGCGCGACGCGCTGCCGACCCTCACGGCGACCATCGCCGTGGGGGACGCGGCAGGGGCGGTGCCCGGTGCCCTCCCGTGGTCCGCACTCACCGGGCGCGACGCCGAACTGGCCCCCGTACCAGTCCCGTTCGACCACCCGCTGTGGGTCGTGTTCTCCTCGGGCACGACGGGACCGCCGAAGGGCATCGTGCACGGGCACGGCGGGGTCGTGCTCGAGCAGCTCAAGAACCTGGGCCTGCACCTGGGCCTGCGCTCCGGGGACCGTTTGCTCTGGCACACCACACCGAGCTGGATGATGTGGAACGTCCTGGTGGCCGGCCTGCTACTGGGCGCAACGGCCGTCTGTTACGAGGGCAGCCCTGCCTATCCCGGCATCGATGCGCTCTGGCGGCTCGCGGCCCGACTGGAGGTGAACGTCCTGGGCACCAGCCCCGGCTACCTGGCGGCGTGCCGCAAGGCCGGTGTGCGGCTCGCCGACCACCATCCGGCCTCTCTCGAGCGCCTGGGGGTCACCGGCTCGGCGTTCCCCGCCGACCTGCAACACTGGGTCGCCGGCGAACTCGGGTCACGGACACAGGTCGTGTGCACCAGCGGTGGCACCGACGTGGTCACCGCGTTCCTCGGCGCCGCACCCACCACGCCGGTCTGGGCCGGTGAGCTGTCCGCCCCTTGCCTGGGCGTGGCCGTGGAAGCCTTCGGCCCGGACGGCAGGCCGGTGCGGGGCGAGGTGGGGGAGCTGGTGGTGCTCCGGCCGATGCCGTCGATGCCGCTGTACTTCTGGGACGACCCGGACGGCTCGCGCTACCGCGGCGCCTACTTCGACGTCTACCCGGGGGTATGGCGGCACGGCGACTGGATCACCATCACCGACCACGGCTCGGTGATCCTGCACGGCCGGTCCGACGCGACGCTGAACCGCCACGGCATACGCATGGGAAGCAGCGACATCTACGGTCCGGTGGAGCAGCTCGAGGAGATCGCGGAAGCCCTCGTCGTCGGGGTCGAGCAGGACAGTGGCGGCTACTGGATGCCGCTGTTCGTCACCACCACCGACGGCATCGACGTCGATGACGTGCTGAGCGAGAAGATCCGCGACGCCATACGCCACGGCGCCTCCCCCCCCGCCACGTCCCCGACGAGATCATCCAGGCCCCCGGCATACCGCACACCCGCACCGGCAAGAAACTCGAAGTCCCCGTGA
- a CDS encoding acetoacetyl-CoA synthetase has protein sequence MKRLLRGDAQRSVVDPGSVDRPELIDWYAHIGAAHRTRNGTAAGSVASPSPNG, from the coding sequence GTGAAACGTCTGCTGCGCGGAGACGCCCAGCGCTCCGTGGTCGACCCCGGCAGCGTCGACAGGCCCGAACTCATCGACTGGTACGCCCACATCGGCGCCGCCCACCGTACGCGCAACGGCACCGCTGCCGGCTCCGTCGCGTCCCCGTCACCGAACGGCTGA
- a CDS encoding amidohydrolase — protein sequence MTYIALEEAFTIPELFARQPSTPQKIQVSDQYAKDCRRRLADFEEHRLPEMDAHGIDIQVLSLSVPGIQADTDAGAAVDNARFANDHLARTIARHPTRFKGFAALPLQDPAAAVIELKRCVEQLGFRGALVNDHTQGRYLDHPAYGELWSALEELRVPLYLHPGSLPRDDWHVMRGRPEMYGASWSWQAETGGHAMRLIYAGVFDRHPGATLILGHLGEFLPFQRSRFDSRYRSLQVDAPLERMPSQYFGSNILITTSGVLAPEAVQAAVLSIGAEAVMFAIDYPYESTAEAVDSIEKCDLSPEVKEKIAHLNARRVLGI from the coding sequence ATGACCTACATCGCGCTGGAAGAAGCCTTCACCATCCCGGAGCTGTTCGCGCGCCAGCCCTCGACGCCCCAGAAGATCCAGGTCAGCGACCAGTACGCCAAGGACTGCCGACGCCGCCTGGCCGACTTCGAGGAGCACCGTCTTCCCGAGATGGACGCGCATGGCATCGACATCCAGGTCCTGTCGCTGAGCGTCCCCGGTATCCAGGCCGACACCGACGCCGGCGCCGCCGTCGACAACGCCCGGTTCGCCAACGATCACCTGGCCCGGACCATCGCCCGCCACCCGACCCGCTTCAAGGGGTTCGCCGCCCTGCCTCTGCAGGACCCCGCCGCCGCCGTGATCGAACTCAAACGCTGCGTCGAACAGCTCGGCTTCAGGGGAGCGCTGGTCAACGACCACACGCAGGGCCGGTACCTGGACCATCCCGCGTACGGGGAACTGTGGAGCGCACTGGAGGAACTCCGTGTGCCGTTGTACCTCCACCCCGGCTCACTGCCTCGCGATGACTGGCACGTGATGCGCGGACGGCCGGAGATGTACGGGGCCAGCTGGAGCTGGCAGGCCGAGACCGGCGGCCACGCCATGCGGCTGATCTATGCCGGAGTGTTCGACCGGCACCCCGGTGCGACCCTGATCCTCGGGCACCTCGGCGAGTTTCTGCCGTTCCAGCGCTCCCGCTTCGACTCGCGTTACCGCTCGCTCCAGGTCGACGCGCCGCTCGAGCGGATGCCGTCGCAGTACTTCGGGAGCAACATCCTGATCACCACAAGCGGGGTATTGGCCCCGGAGGCCGTGCAGGCCGCCGTGCTGAGCATCGGGGCCGAAGCGGTCATGTTCGCGATCGACTACCCGTACGAGTCCACCGCCGAAGCGGTGGACTCGATCGAGAAGTGCGACCTTTCACCCGAGGTGAAGGAGAAGATCGCCCATCTGAACGCCCGGCGCGTGCTGGGCATCTGA
- a CDS encoding LysR family transcriptional regulator, whose amino-acid sequence MLDVRRILLFTEVARRGSVTATARALSYTPSAVSQQVSRLEAEAGQPLLERHARGVTLTDAGRALAERGERIERELTAAENELADFAGLRAGILRIGTFPTVGASLLPRAVIAFRKAHPDVRLTVRSARIAGLWAMLENREIEMSLMWDYDWNRIDREDIVVTSLVDDPPALLVSKDHPLAGRPSAALADFANDPWITRAENHPVAEALARSCHTAGFEPQIAYEAHDYQEAQAMVAAGIGVALAPTLALEGIRGGVSVLPLQPPAPVRRILLVRMADHALTPAAGAFAGFLRDSATTGTSS is encoded by the coding sequence GTGCTCGATGTGCGGCGCATCCTGCTCTTCACCGAGGTCGCCCGCCGGGGCTCGGTCACCGCGACCGCGCGGGCTCTCAGCTACACGCCTTCAGCGGTGTCCCAGCAGGTCAGCCGCTTGGAGGCGGAGGCTGGGCAGCCGCTGTTGGAGCGCCATGCGCGGGGTGTCACGCTCACTGACGCGGGACGCGCCCTGGCCGAGCGCGGGGAGCGGATCGAGCGAGAACTGACGGCCGCCGAGAACGAGCTCGCCGACTTCGCGGGACTGCGCGCGGGCATCCTCCGCATCGGAACCTTCCCCACCGTCGGCGCTTCCCTCCTCCCCCGGGCCGTGATCGCCTTCCGGAAAGCCCACCCCGACGTACGGCTGACGGTGCGCAGCGCCCGCATCGCGGGCCTGTGGGCGATGCTGGAGAACCGGGAAATCGAGATGTCCCTGATGTGGGACTACGACTGGAACCGCATCGACCGCGAGGACATCGTCGTCACCTCACTCGTCGACGACCCCCCGGCCCTCCTCGTCAGCAAGGACCACCCCCTCGCCGGCCGCCCTTCGGCCGCCCTCGCCGACTTCGCGAACGACCCCTGGATCACCCGCGCCGAGAACCACCCGGTGGCCGAGGCTCTCGCCCGCAGCTGCCACACAGCCGGTTTCGAGCCGCAGATCGCCTACGAGGCCCACGACTACCAGGAGGCACAGGCCATGGTCGCCGCCGGCATCGGCGTCGCCCTCGCCCCCACCCTGGCGCTGGAAGGCATCCGAGGCGGCGTCAGCGTCCTGCCACTGCAACCCCCCGCCCCGGTACGCCGCATCCTCCTGGTCCGCATGGCCGACCACGCCCTCACCCCCGCCGCTGGGGCCTTCGCGGGCTTCCTGCGCGACAGCGCTACGACCGGCACGTCGTCATGA
- a CDS encoding PrpF, AcnD-accessory yields MLRLQGEMIRGGTSKCWIFDHHDVVATGVDADTLLLAAYNAADPRQIDGVGGASSTTSKAAIVRTPAEPGIDVEYAFAQVGIGDERVEWTSNCGNCATAVALYAVHNGLVPITSDSTTVRMLNVNTGARLTGTIPTPGSTAPDEGTAAVPGTAALGVPVLLGFEDPAGTTTGRALPTGRALDTLTGPAGPAEVSLVDAGAPAALFEAKAFGLDGTESLTEFAEAVPALTVLRREAALAMGLADRNDPVSHAVPKVGVVARAASYRTTHGTLVSQDEYDLAVRMVSMHAPHPAIGLTSAVALATAAAIPGTLAHRVARQTADGTLRLGTPAGVITAQAVPAPDGASPTVLLHRAARRIARAELLVPVLEGRPA; encoded by the coding sequence GTGTTGCGTCTGCAGGGCGAGATGATCCGCGGAGGAACCAGCAAGTGCTGGATCTTCGACCACCACGATGTGGTCGCGACCGGCGTGGACGCCGACACCCTGCTGCTCGCCGCCTACAACGCCGCCGACCCCCGCCAGATCGACGGCGTCGGCGGTGCCTCCTCCACCACCTCCAAGGCCGCGATCGTCCGGACACCGGCCGAGCCGGGCATCGACGTCGAGTACGCCTTCGCGCAGGTCGGCATCGGTGACGAGCGCGTGGAATGGACCAGCAACTGCGGCAACTGCGCCACCGCCGTCGCCCTGTACGCCGTCCACAACGGCCTGGTACCGATCACATCGGACTCCACCACGGTGCGGATGCTCAACGTCAACACCGGGGCCCGCCTCACCGGCACCATCCCCACCCCGGGCAGTACGGCCCCCGACGAGGGCACGGCCGCGGTGCCCGGCACCGCGGCGCTCGGAGTGCCGGTCCTGCTCGGCTTCGAGGACCCGGCGGGTACGACCACGGGGCGGGCCCTGCCGACCGGCCGCGCCCTGGACACCCTGACCGGGCCCGCCGGTCCGGCCGAGGTGTCCCTGGTCGACGCCGGCGCCCCGGCCGCGCTGTTCGAGGCCAAGGCGTTCGGCCTCGACGGCACCGAGTCGCTCACCGAGTTCGCCGAGGCGGTGCCCGCGCTCACCGTGCTGCGCCGCGAGGCCGCCCTGGCCATGGGCCTGGCCGACCGGAACGACCCGGTCAGCCATGCTGTGCCGAAAGTCGGCGTCGTTGCCCGGGCCGCCTCGTATCGCACCACTCATGGCACTCTGGTCAGTCAGGACGAGTACGACCTGGCCGTACGCATGGTCTCCATGCACGCACCCCACCCGGCGATCGGCCTCACCTCGGCCGTCGCCCTGGCCACCGCGGCCGCCATCCCCGGCACGCTCGCCCACCGCGTCGCCCGGCAGACCGCCGACGGCACGCTGCGCCTGGGCACCCCGGCAGGTGTCATCACCGCCCAAGCCGTCCCCGCACCGGACGGCGCGTCCCCCACGGTGCTGCTGCACCGCGCCGCCCGCCGCATCGCCCGAGCCGAACTTCTCGTTCCCGTCCTGGAAGGACGCCCCGCATGA
- a CDS encoding C4-dicarboxylate ABC transporter — MSRNDAAPGTVTAPPRRTRRLLSLLYVQCLIGVLAGAVVGWLWPSFGAELKPLGDGFIALVRMMIAPVIFCTVVHGIASMGNARAVGRVSLKALLYFEVLTTVAMVIGLVVVNVVQPGSGLHVDPSALSTKGLPPEATASHESFSAFVLAMIPDTLLSAMTGHEILPVLVVSVLFGFGLNAGGEAGAGIAQGIEKLSRILFTLIRWIMRLAPIGAFGSMAFTIGNYGLDTLRHLFLLVGSFWLTALFFVLVVLGTVMRVNGLRLLPFLRYIKEELLIVLGTSSSEPVLPRMMAKLEHVGASKPVVGITLPAGYSFNLDGTAIYLTMGSVFLAQALGIDLSLTQQLSMLAIMLLTSKGAAGVTGSGFVALAATLGAVPHVPVAALALIFGIDRFMSEARALTSVVGNGVATLAVAKWEGQLDEDRAKAVLRGEIPYTSAPEAGHTPEPRVDPAPGEKPAEADPKAAAGADRDPVPAVG; from the coding sequence ATGAGCCGCAACGATGCCGCCCCGGGTACCGTCACCGCTCCACCACGCCGCACCCGCCGGCTGCTGTCCCTGCTCTACGTCCAATGCCTGATCGGTGTTCTCGCCGGTGCCGTCGTCGGCTGGCTGTGGCCTTCCTTCGGCGCCGAGCTGAAGCCCCTGGGCGACGGCTTCATCGCGCTGGTGCGCATGATGATCGCGCCGGTCATCTTCTGTACCGTCGTCCACGGCATCGCCTCCATGGGCAACGCGCGTGCCGTCGGCAGGGTCAGCCTCAAGGCGCTGCTCTACTTCGAGGTGCTGACCACCGTCGCCATGGTGATCGGCCTGGTCGTCGTCAACGTCGTCCAGCCCGGCAGCGGACTGCACGTCGATCCCTCCGCCCTCTCCACCAAGGGGCTGCCGCCCGAGGCGACCGCGAGCCACGAGAGCTTTTCCGCCTTCGTCCTCGCCATGATTCCGGACACCCTGCTCAGCGCCATGACCGGCCACGAGATCCTGCCGGTGCTGGTGGTCTCGGTGTTGTTCGGCTTCGGCCTCAACGCCGGCGGTGAGGCGGGTGCGGGGATCGCCCAGGGCATCGAGAAGCTGTCCAGGATCCTGTTCACACTCATCCGCTGGATCATGCGGCTGGCCCCGATCGGCGCCTTCGGCTCCATGGCCTTCACCATCGGCAACTACGGCCTGGACACGCTGCGGCACCTCTTCCTGCTGGTCGGCTCCTTCTGGCTCACCGCCCTGTTCTTCGTCCTGGTCGTCCTCGGTACGGTCATGCGCGTCAACGGCCTGCGCCTGCTGCCCTTCCTCCGCTACATCAAGGAAGAGCTGCTGATCGTCCTGGGCACCTCGTCCAGCGAGCCGGTGCTGCCGCGCATGATGGCCAAGCTCGAGCACGTGGGCGCCTCCAAACCGGTCGTCGGTATCACGCTGCCCGCCGGGTACTCCTTCAACCTCGACGGCACCGCGATCTACCTCACCATGGGCTCGGTCTTCCTCGCCCAGGCCCTCGGCATCGACCTCAGCCTCACCCAGCAGCTGTCGATGCTCGCCATCATGCTGCTCACCTCCAAGGGCGCCGCCGGGGTCACCGGGTCCGGTTTCGTAGCGCTGGCCGCCACCCTCGGCGCCGTTCCCCACGTACCCGTCGCCGCCCTGGCGCTCATCTTCGGCATCGACCGCTTCATGTCCGAGGCCCGCGCCCTGACCAGCGTGGTCGGCAACGGCGTCGCCACTCTGGCGGTGGCCAAATGGGAGGGGCAGCTCGACGAGGACCGTGCCAAGGCCGTCCTCCGTGGCGAGATCCCGTACACCTCCGCTCCCGAGGCCGGCCACACCCCCGAGCCGCGGGTCGATCCCGCACCTGGCGAGAAGCCCGCGGAAGCCGACCCGAAAGCAGCGGCCGGAGCGGACCGTGACCCCGTGCCCGCCGTCGGCTGA
- a CDS encoding tricarballylate dehydrogenase, which yields MAAPFDVIVVGGGNAGFRAAQSARQAGARVLVLEKAPRQWAGGNSYFTAGAMRTSHGGLADLKNLLEPTAQDRFPLTDLAPYTDGDFLDDMVRVTRGRTDADLARILAGESRATMDWLRDLGLRFELMYRRQAYEVDGHHRFWGGLAVGVVGGGKGMIEQHLAAVERTGVHVRFDAPVTRLPTASDGTVHGVVLADGDAQL from the coding sequence ATGGCAGCACCCTTTGACGTCATCGTGGTCGGCGGCGGAAACGCCGGCTTCCGCGCAGCGCAGTCCGCCCGGCAAGCGGGCGCCCGAGTCCTCGTACTGGAAAAGGCGCCACGGCAGTGGGCCGGTGGCAACTCCTACTTCACCGCCGGCGCCATGCGCACCAGCCACGGCGGACTCGCCGACCTCAAGAACCTCCTGGAACCGACCGCGCAGGACCGCTTCCCGCTCACCGACCTCGCCCCGTACACCGACGGCGACTTCCTCGACGACATGGTCAGGGTGACGCGCGGACGTACCGATGCCGACCTCGCGCGGATCCTGGCCGGCGAGTCCCGCGCGACGATGGACTGGCTTCGCGACCTGGGCCTGCGGTTCGAGCTGATGTACCGCCGGCAGGCGTATGAGGTGGACGGCCACCACCGCTTCTGGGGTGGCCTGGCGGTCGGCGTCGTCGGCGGCGGCAAGGGGATGATCGAGCAGCACCTGGCGGCCGTCGAACGCACCGGCGTGCACGTACGCTTCGACGCCCCCGTCACTCGCCTGCCCACCGCATCCGACGGCACCGTCCACGGCGTAGTGCTCGCCGACGGAGACGCTCAACTGTGA
- a CDS encoding recombinase has protein sequence MYQGDDLGGGSFNGGGEYFCVELARDVCPDTGLARLSYGQARALLDEHTSFRGPGTGWDLHEYRHSSLTHLGEQGSSLLMLACELRLGGARVTALERLTEVDSPIKGGTITTPSAEALYRRGVLPAPAEAMDRFQASQADHVGGSSGAPVSPAASAAAFSGRAASSVKASRSGPGAGRLVSRAGQCSRVTGSASSPAAECHVNSTLPPVVGHRRLWRGWRCR, from the coding sequence TTGTACCAGGGGGACGATCTCGGCGGTGGCTCGTTCAATGGAGGCGGCGAGTACTTCTGCGTTGAGCTTGCGCGCGACGTCTGCCCGGACACCGGGCTGGCCAGGCTGTCGTATGGGCAGGCCCGAGCATTGCTGGACGAGCACACTTCCTTCCGTGGTCCCGGTACGGGCTGGGACCTGCACGAATACCGCCACTCCTCTCTGACCCACCTCGGCGAGCAGGGCTCGTCGCTCCTGATGCTGGCCTGCGAGCTCCGGCTCGGAGGCGCGCGGGTGACCGCCCTGGAGCGCCTCACCGAAGTGGACTCGCCGATCAAGGGCGGGACGATCACCACGCCCAGCGCCGAGGCGCTCTACCGCCGAGGCGTACTGCCCGCGCCGGCCGAGGCGATGGACCGCTTCCAGGCATCCCAGGCCGACCACGTCGGCGGGTCCTCGGGGGCGCCGGTCTCCCCGGCGGCTTCTGCTGCGGCCTTCAGCGGGCGGGCGGCCAGTTCCGTAAAAGCCAGCAGGTCCGGGCCAGGTGCCGGGCGGCTGGTGTCGCGTGCCGGCCAGTGCAGCCGCGTGACCGGCAGCGCGTCCAGCCCGGCCGCGGAGTGCCACGTTAACTCGACACTTCCTCCCGTCGTCGGTCATCGCCGGCTGTGGCGGGGATGGCGTTGTCGATGA
- a CDS encoding TetR family transcriptional regulator, translating to MTELEKGPTGRRRGRGARERILSASQQLFREQGINSTGMDQLCAAAQVSKRTAYQHFTGKDELVAEYLRRFDPSVLPGVFDRTDLTPRERLLAAFDIPPTTPLCPYIGAAVELHDPQHPASQYARDYKKAVAARLADTAREAGATDPEQLGEQLALLIDGAAARTRVLNADAFPTAAAIAAVLIDNAIPATAGDDRRREEVSS from the coding sequence ATGACGGAGTTGGAGAAGGGCCCCACGGGCCGCCGCCGCGGCCGGGGCGCCCGCGAGCGCATCCTCAGTGCGTCCCAGCAACTGTTCCGCGAGCAGGGCATCAACAGCACCGGCATGGACCAGCTTTGCGCGGCGGCCCAGGTGTCCAAGCGCACGGCCTACCAGCACTTCACCGGCAAGGACGAACTCGTCGCCGAGTACCTGCGCCGGTTCGACCCCTCCGTTCTGCCCGGCGTGTTCGACCGCACCGACCTCACGCCCCGCGAACGGCTCCTCGCCGCCTTCGACATCCCCCCCACCACCCCCCTGTGCCCCTACATCGGCGCCGCCGTCGAACTCCACGACCCCCAGCACCCCGCATCCCAGTACGCGCGCGACTACAAGAAAGCCGTCGCCGCGCGGCTCGCCGACACCGCCCGCGAAGCCGGCGCCACCGACCCTGAACAGCTCGGCGAGCAGCTCGCGCTGCTCATCGACGGCGCCGCGGCCCGCACCCGGGTCCTCAACGCCGACGCCTTCCCCACCGCCGCCGCCATCGCCGCCGTCCTCATCGACAACGCCATCCCCGCCACAGCCGGCGATGACCGACGACGGGAGGAAGTGTCGAGTTAA
- a CDS encoding dehydrogenase produces MGKLDGKVAVITGGTTGMALAGAKLFVDEGAHVFITGRRQDALDEAVKQIGRNVTGVQGDAANLDDLDRLYDTVKREKGSLDVLWASAGGGEPAPLGEITEAQFDTWFGLNARGTLFTVQKALPLFNDGGSILMTGSNASLGAFPGWSVYAGSKAVQQAWARVWLNELKDRRIRVNVLTPGQVATAKQEELFDEATKRQFESLIPRGEMGRPDEIATAALFLASDDSSYVNGMELVADGGTTAI; encoded by the coding sequence ATGGGAAAGCTTGACGGCAAGGTCGCGGTCATCACCGGCGGCACCACCGGCATGGCGCTGGCCGGCGCGAAGCTGTTCGTCGACGAGGGAGCGCACGTCTTCATCACCGGCCGCCGGCAGGACGCGCTGGACGAGGCCGTGAAGCAGATCGGCCGCAACGTCACCGGCGTCCAGGGTGACGCCGCCAACCTGGACGACCTGGACCGCCTGTACGACACCGTCAAGCGGGAGAAGGGAAGCCTCGACGTGCTGTGGGCCAGCGCCGGAGGGGGCGAGCCCGCCCCGCTCGGCGAGATCACCGAGGCCCAGTTCGACACCTGGTTCGGGCTCAACGCCCGCGGCACCCTGTTCACCGTCCAGAAGGCCCTCCCGCTCTTCAACGACGGCGGCTCCATCCTCATGACCGGCTCCAACGCCTCCCTCGGCGCCTTCCCCGGCTGGAGCGTCTACGCCGGCAGCAAGGCCGTCCAGCAGGCATGGGCCCGCGTCTGGCTCAACGAGCTCAAGGACCGCCGCATCCGCGTCAACGTCCTGACCCCCGGCCAGGTCGCCACCGCCAAGCAGGAAGAACTCTTCGACGAGGCCACCAAGCGCCAGTTCGAGTCCCTCATCCCCCGCGGCGAGATGGGCCGCCCCGACGAAATCGCCACCGCCGCCCTCTTCCTCGCCTCCGACGACTCCAGCTACGTCAACGGCATGGAACTCGTCGCCGACGGCGGCACCACCGCCATCTGA
- a CDS encoding NADP oxidoreductase coenzyme F420-dependent codes for MSNISIIGTGNMARTIGARAVAGGNTVEVMGRDQSKAADLAKALGGGATTGEWGTAPAGDIVIVALLYDGVVPVVAQYGDALAGKVIVDISNPFNSTFDGLAHREETSIAQEVAKVAPAGASVVKAFNTIFRHVLEKGRPDVFIAGDNAQAKASVEAFIESLGLRPLDVGGLKMAHWLEGAGVVTVGLANHGVGNLDFALSITELPV; via the coding sequence ATGAGCAACATCAGCATCATCGGCACCGGGAACATGGCCCGCACCATCGGAGCGCGGGCGGTAGCGGGCGGCAACACCGTCGAGGTCATGGGCCGCGATCAGTCCAAGGCCGCTGACCTGGCCAAGGCTCTCGGCGGCGGCGCCACGACGGGAGAATGGGGCACCGCCCCGGCCGGGGACATCGTCATCGTGGCCCTGTTGTACGACGGCGTCGTGCCGGTCGTCGCCCAGTACGGAGACGCTCTCGCGGGCAAGGTCATCGTCGACATCAGCAATCCCTTCAACTCCACGTTCGACGGGCTGGCCCACCGCGAGGAGACCTCGATCGCGCAGGAAGTCGCCAAGGTGGCCCCGGCCGGCGCCAGCGTGGTGAAGGCGTTCAACACCATCTTCCGTCATGTCCTGGAGAAGGGTCGGCCCGACGTCTTCATCGCTGGCGATAATGCGCAGGCCAAGGCAAGTGTGGAGGCGTTCATCGAGAGCCTAGGGCTGCGCCCGCTGGACGTCGGCGGCCTGAAAATGGCGCACTGGCTGGAAGGAGCGGGCGTGGTCACGGTGGGCCTCGCCAACCACGGGGTGGGGAACCTGGACTTCGCCCTCAGCATCACCGAGCTTCCCGTCTGA
- a CDS encoding oxidoreductase — MKLGFTLPIIGPAISSSAGLSAFCRGIEDLGYDTLWVGDRLVQPVDMHSIYPGKEQPYPPQMKRYLDPVLLWTVAATATSRVRLNASTLSTFYYEPPHLARMLTTLDVLSDGRLEVGVGLGWMKDEHDISRSADWRRRGRMLDDLLAFLHEWWTANPVSWDSEFFSLPPVHADLRPVQAGGPPIWIGGASEAAMRRVGRSATGWLGLDFLPDEVADQLWSLARQAAQEAGRDPDALKKAIRINLEPGTTVDSLADKLKRFAESGADEAFVDAFALFPGLDQMLDFASQVIARTGRL, encoded by the coding sequence ATGAAGCTTGGTTTCACACTTCCCATAATCGGGCCCGCTATCAGCAGCTCAGCTGGCCTGAGCGCGTTCTGCCGCGGGATCGAGGACCTTGGCTACGACACGCTGTGGGTCGGCGATCGCCTGGTCCAGCCGGTCGATATGCATAGCATCTATCCGGGCAAAGAGCAGCCGTACCCGCCGCAGATGAAGCGTTACCTCGACCCGGTGCTGCTGTGGACCGTCGCCGCGACGGCGACCAGCCGGGTGCGGCTGAATGCCAGCACGCTCAGCACCTTCTACTACGAGCCGCCGCACCTGGCCCGGATGCTGACCACGCTCGACGTGCTCAGCGACGGCCGTCTCGAGGTCGGCGTGGGACTCGGGTGGATGAAGGACGAGCACGACATCTCCCGCAGCGCGGACTGGCGCCGACGCGGGCGGATGCTCGATGACCTGCTGGCGTTCCTGCACGAGTGGTGGACGGCCAACCCGGTGTCCTGGGACAGCGAGTTCTTCTCGCTGCCGCCGGTCCACGCCGACCTGCGTCCGGTGCAAGCGGGCGGGCCGCCCATCTGGATCGGCGGCGCCAGCGAGGCCGCGATGCGCCGGGTCGGCCGCAGCGCCACCGGCTGGCTCGGGCTCGATTTTCTGCCGGACGAGGTCGCCGACCAATTGTGGTCGCTCGCGCGCCAGGCGGCGCAGGAGGCCGGCCGCGATCCCGACGCGCTGAAGAAGGCCATACGTATCAACCTCGAACCGGGCACGACCGTTGATTCGCTGGCCGACAAGCTCAAGCGCTTCGCCGAGTCCGGTGCGGACGAGGCGTTCGTGGACGCCTTCGCACTGTTCCCCGGCCTTGACCAGATGCTTGACTTCGCCAGCCAGGTGATCGCGCGCACCGGTCGGTTGTGA